One window of the Microtus ochrogaster isolate Prairie Vole_2 chromosome 10, MicOch1.0, whole genome shotgun sequence genome contains the following:
- the Necap2 gene encoding adaptin ear-binding coat-associated protein 2, protein MEESEYESVLCVKPEVHVYRIPPRATNRGYRASEWQLDQPSWSGRLRITAKGKVAYIKLEDRTSGELFAQAPVDQFPGSAVESVTDSSRYFVVRIEDGNGRRAFIGIGFGDRGDAFDFNVALQDHFKWVKQQSEFAKQAQNPDEGPKLDLGFKEGQTIKINIANMRKKEGTAGTPRTRPASTGGLSLLPPPPGGKTATLIPPPGEQLSVGGSPVQPAVVSGSGGATEPWPQSKPAAATTADVWGDFTKSTGPPSSQSQPGTGWVQF, encoded by the exons ATGGAGGAGAGCGAGTACGAGTCGGTTCTCTGTGTCAAGCCGGAGGTCCACGTCTACCGCATCCCGCCGCGGGCCACCAACCGTGGCTACAG GGCCTCAGAATGGCAGCTAGACCAGCCATCGTGGAGTGGCCGGCTACGGATCACTGCAAAAGGGAAGGTGGCCTACATCAAGCTGGAAGACAGGACTTCAG GGGAGCTCTTTGCGCAGGCCCCAGTGGACCAGTTTCCCGGCTCAGCCGTGGAGAGCGTGACTGACTCCAGCAGGTACTTTGTGGTCCGCATTGAAGATGGAAACG ggcGACGTGCTTTTATTGGGATTGGCTTTGGGGACCGAGGGGACGCCTTTGACTTCAATGTGGCGTTACAAGACCATTTCAA GTGGGTGAAACAGCAGAGTGAGTTTGCAAAGCAAGCCCAGAACCCAGACGAAGGCCCCAAACTGGACCTGGGCTTCAAGGAGGGCCAGACCATCAAGATCAACATCGCA AacatgagaaagaaggaaggaacagcTGGGACCCCAAGAACCAGGCCTGCCAGCACAGGAGGGCTGAGcctgcttccccctcctccaGGGGGCAAGACCGCCACCCTCATCCCTCCCCCTGGGGAGCAGTTGTCTGTGGGGGGCTCTCCAGTCCAGCCAGCGGTTGTTTCTGGTTCAG GTGGTGCCACAGAACCCTGGCCACAGTCTAAGCCTGCTGCCGCCACGACTGCTGATGTCTGGGGCGACTTCACCAAATCCACAGG GCCGCCCTCCAGCCAGTCTCAGCCAGGCACCGGCTGGGTCCAGTTTTGA